The Niastella koreensis GR20-10 genome includes a window with the following:
- a CDS encoding efflux RND transporter periplasmic adaptor subunit: protein MCNTSCKSTKEEKEEVSKYIATSPVKMDTSFVKEYVSQIRSVRNIEIRAQEKGFLQNIYVDEGQFVKAGQLLFRIMPKFYEAEVLKAQAETKSAEIELANSTTLADKNIVSKNEQAQAQAKLDQAKAEMALAKLHLQFTEIRAPFDGTIDRLPKKLGSLIDEGELLTSLSDNSEMFAYFNVSEPEYLEYKANGKGTGYKVGLLLANNKPLKYSGVVETIESEFDNETGNIAFRAKFPNPDRLLKHGETGKILMTVPVHQALIIPQKATYEIQDKKYVFVIDKNNVVKSRAVTLTGELADLYVVASGLEESDKILLEGVQKVKDDDKIAYDFEKPEDVIHNLRLKAE, encoded by the coding sequence ATGTGCAATACAAGTTGTAAATCCACAAAAGAAGAAAAAGAAGAAGTAAGCAAGTACATTGCTACCTCTCCTGTTAAAATGGATACGTCCTTTGTAAAGGAGTATGTTTCGCAGATCAGGTCTGTGAGGAACATCGAGATCAGAGCCCAGGAAAAGGGATTTCTGCAAAACATTTATGTAGATGAAGGCCAGTTTGTAAAAGCCGGCCAGTTGTTGTTCCGCATCATGCCCAAATTTTATGAGGCAGAAGTGCTGAAAGCGCAGGCAGAAACCAAATCTGCGGAAATTGAACTGGCCAACTCCACCACGCTGGCAGACAAAAACATTGTATCTAAAAATGAACAGGCGCAGGCACAGGCAAAACTGGACCAGGCCAAGGCAGAAATGGCCCTGGCAAAACTCCATTTGCAATTCACTGAGATCAGAGCGCCCTTCGATGGCACCATCGATCGCCTGCCCAAAAAACTAGGCAGCCTGATAGATGAAGGCGAACTGCTTACCAGCTTGTCGGACAACAGTGAAATGTTTGCTTACTTCAATGTTTCGGAACCCGAATACCTCGAGTACAAAGCCAATGGCAAGGGTACCGGTTACAAAGTAGGTTTGTTACTGGCCAACAACAAGCCGCTCAAATATTCCGGCGTGGTAGAAACTATTGAAAGCGAATTCGACAACGAAACCGGCAATATTGCATTCCGCGCAAAATTCCCTAACCCCGACCGCCTGTTGAAACATGGTGAAACAGGTAAGATATTGATGACTGTTCCTGTACACCAGGCATTGATCATTCCGCAAAAAGCCACTTACGAAATACAGGACAAGAAGTATGTTTTTGTGATCGATAAAAACAATGTAGTGAAATCAAGGGCCGTCACCTTAACCGGCGAATTGGCCGACCTGTATGTAGTGGCCAGTGGCTTGGAAGAAAGCGATAAGATCCTGTTGGAAGGTGTTCAGAAAGTAAAGGATGACGATAAGATCGCCTATGACTTTGAGAAACCAGAAGATGTAATCCATAACCTGCGGTTGAAAGCAGAATAG